From Mustelus asterias chromosome 5, sMusAst1.hap1.1, whole genome shotgun sequence, a single genomic window includes:
- the LOC144493441 gene encoding putative G-protein coupled receptor 139: MAPTYGNTFVIIQKIYYPSLCAIGIPANLLTVYTIRYRKCGMSKVARLYLLSLAIADSMCLFWGGLIDLSLGWLDPNPFWNSSPWCGLITVLEYGSVFSSIWIVIVFTFERYLVLRSTQVRQHCSQTKVTIRIILSVILVSHLIALPAYWINSSEFRNSTVDNETLLVPICDYNDSFYSTAVVWFHTFVSGGIPYILLIFFNCLIAQQLYAASRLFTQEQLKSINGVTTRKLMKKSILILFTISFAFVLLSLPRFVTYCILRTAYNTPEHDRNDYHQLINLFADIGIMLQWLNSAINFLLYCAVSEQFRTEFFLVLTCRCRTAKTQVFHTPLKVYSVQGASTDASSMLFVQRH, translated from the coding sequence CGAATCTGTTGACGGTATACACTATCCGCTAtcggaaatgtggcatgtccaaGGTAGCAAGACTCTATCTGCTTTCCCTGGCtattgcagactcaatgtgcttgTTCTGGGGTGGACTGATAGACTTGAGCCTGGGCTGGTTGGACCCTAATCCTTTCTGGAACAGCTCCCCGTGGTGTGGGCTTATCACAGTCCTGGAGTACGGCTCCGTATTCAGTTCCATTTGGATTGTCATTGTCTTTACCTTTGAGAGATACTTGGTGCTAAGGAGCACGCAAGTCAGGCAGCACTGCTCCCAGACAAAGGTGACCATCAGGATCATATTGAGTGTCATCCTAGTCTCACATCTGATAGCTCTTCCCGCTTATTGGATCAACAGTTCGGAGTTCCGGAATTCCACTGTGGACAATGAGACCCTATTGGTGCCCATCTGTGATTACAATGATAGTTTCTATTCCACCGCTGTGGTTTGGTTCCATACCTTCGTGTCGGGCGGAATACCCTACATCCTCCTCATCTTCTTCAACTGCCTGATTGCTCAGCAGCTCTACGCGGCCAGCAGGCTGTTCACTCAGGAGCAGCTGAAGTCGATAAACGGCGTCACCACTCGGAAACTGATGAAGAAGTCCATCCTGATCCTCTTCACCATCTCCTTCGCCTTTGTTCTGCTGTCCCTCCCTCGTTTTGTCACCTACTGCATCCTGAGGACAGCCTACAACACGCCGGAGCACGACAGAAATGACTACCACCAACTCATCAATCTGTTTGCGGATATCGGTATCATGCTTCAGTGGCTGAATTCCGCCATCAATTTCCTCCTCTACTGTGCCGTCAGCGAACAATTTCGTACAGAGTTTTTTCTGGTCCTGACCTGCAGATGTAGGACTGCCAAGACCCAGGTTTTCCACACACCCTTGAAAGTCTATAGTGTTCAGGGTGCCTCGACTGACGCTTCCTCAATGTTATTTGTCCAACGTCATTAG